TGTGGTAAATTGTTTAAAAAGCCCTTTCGAAAATTGGTTTGCAATACCTGATTTTAGAGCTAGATCAATTATTATACTGCATTCATTTTTTAATCTAGTCAGGTTTGCATCTAATACATAATGCTCACTAGTAAAATAAGCATATACACTACGCATTTCAGTTTCTTTTACAAGAACATAATATATCTTAGCTCTCAAAGAATCAGTTATAAAATCTACAAACTCCAGTGCTGTCATAATGTAAACTCCACACTAATAATCTTTCCAGATCCTTTTAGTAATTTATTTAAAGAGGTAATAACAATCATTAGTTTACCTCTTTTATAGATCTTGAGATTTGATTTATTGTATGAGTGGAGACTCTATTTTTTATAATAAAATCATCTAAATCGCTTTTTAAGAATAAGAGTTTACCAGTATGTTTTAATTTTGGAATTATCCCTTGACTGGAATATTTATAGATACAATGTATACTTAAGTTTCCTAAGTATTTTGCGGCTTCTTTTGCGTTTAATATATTATCTGTCATACATGACTCCTTGATGTCTTCAATATTTTTGCATTAACCTCAAGCCATTTCATTTGGGATATATTATCTTTTTGATATACCTTACAAATTGAATGAATTTTGAGATAATTGCTAAAAGAAGTAAACTTCTTTTAAATTATTGAATTACATCAAGATACCATCTTACATTCACTTACATATGAAACACTAAAACCTTAGTAGAAGTGTACGTTCACCAACTTGTCATTTCTTTGACTATGATGTTCGCCTAGATATAATGATACAATTAAAGAAACAATAAGTTATAATCCATAAACTTAAAGTTATTTTTTCTTAGTATACAATACTAAATATGGTGCTTTATTGTTTTCCTCCTTAAAAAGCTACCAGGATATTTTTTAATGGATTGAAAAAGAAAATTTGTTTTCTTATATTTTCTAGTTCACTATCTTTTTTTCAGTTACATAAACAGAAAATAATCGTTAATTAACGATTATAGAATAGCACGTTAAGTACTATAGAATGACCAATAAAGGACATTGCTTAATATAAAAAAAAAATAAAAGATTGTCTACTAAAATTTAAAATTTACAAATATACATCAATAATATCCTTGGATGCTTCTCTTAGAAGAAATTGCATACTCATGAGATAAATGTTATTTCATTTAGATTTATTATAGACTTTCTTGATTTAATATATTGTTGTCTCTACAAAACTATTAGAAAATTATATGTGCAAATTTATTAAACTACAAATTTGTTAAAGATTTTTTTTATTTCTGAACACTAAACCTATTCTAATTAGGACAACAGGTAATTTTTTTAGCTACTTTCATGAACAAAGAAAATATTTACACCTAGAAACTCACTGGAGAGATAGGAGATTAAAGCAAAAATTATATTTCAATTATAAGATCATCAATATATCCATTAGAATTCTCATGGGGATATCCACAGGGGTTACATAAAATTCTTGTTTTCCCTACATAACAATCAATGGCATCATGGACATGACCATGAACCCAAAGATTAGGTTCTTTATTAATAATTAAATCTTCTAGGTTTGAAGCAAATCCTGTTGATAGAAGGCTATCTTTAAATCTTGTGGCTATTGAATGAATAGTAGGAGCATGATGTGTTATTACAATATTTTTATCAGTTTTACTCTCTGTTAAACTCTTATTAAGCCATTTTTTTGTTTGATGATGTATCTGTCTTGTTATATCTGCTCTTAATTTAGAGGAGTTTGTATCTAACCTTATACAGTGGTAGTCATTCATACATCTCTCACACTCAAATTGGGCAATGCTTGAATTATTAAAAAGTTCAAAATCTGTCCATAGAGTTGCACAGTGAAAGGTAATATTATTAATTGTAATACTCTCATTCTCTAATACGTGTATATTAGATTCTTTTGCTATTTCCTTACATTTATCTAGAAGACTCGGAAAATAATTGTTATAATATTCATGATTACCCATTACGTATATTACAGGAATATTAGTTACTTTATTCTTAATCCATTCGACACCTTTAGTTCCTGAGTAAATATCTCCTGCAAGGATTAATAGATCACAATTTGAGAATTCATATTCCCTATAATCAAATTCTAGATGTAGGTCACTTAAGATTTGTATCTTCATTATTTTATTAATAACTCAGTATCTTTATTTGCTCCAGTATATATAAAACCAGACTCGTTATTTTTACTATAAATAGTTATACCTACAGCTTCCCCTTCATATGCAGTAACTTCAGCATCTTTTGGGAACTTTTTTAACTCTTTAATTAGCTCTTCTACAGTCATGATGAGTATTATAACATAAATAATTGAAAAAAGTATTGAATTGATCTGATAGATTGAAAGCTATATTATTTTTTGTATAATACTATACCAACCCTATCTATATGATCGATAAGCTCTTGATTTTTTAGGTCATTATATGATTGAAGATCAACACTATACAAAATATCGCTATCATCTAGGTCGAGTAATATTTTTGAAATAATATGCCTTGAAATTATTCCTTTTACTACGAGGTCAATATCACTCCTAGATGTATAGTTGCCCTTAGCTCTAGAACCGTATAATATAACATCATCAATTTCCGGATATTTTGAAAAAGCTTCTACTAATATATTAATCGTAGCAACGGATAGACCTGTATCTTTCATCAAAGAGTTTCTTCTAATAACCACATATAAAGTTTATCTAAAATTGTTAAATACTCTGATTGTGTAGTCATTATTATTTTTTCAAACTTATTTTCGTCATATGTATGACTCATTAGATTTCTATCTCCAATCATATTAAACCATACTTCAAGATTATCTATGTACTTAGATTCATAAGCTTTCCTAATAACTGCTTTTGGAGATATTATATCGAATATAATACCATCATATTCCATTCGATCTTTTAGAACTTTCCATGCTAATTCAAATGTGTATTCGAACCTTTGAATTACCCCTTCTTTTTCAAGCTGATTTAGTTTTGAGATATCCCCATCTAATGCATCTCTTAATAGTAAGAATGCTCTTTTAAAATTTGAAAACCTCTGTTTCCACCTTACATCTTCTTCCATATAAATATAATACATTTATAATAGTAATTTTTAAAGTAACTATTTTAGCTACGTTATTATAAACTTGGACTTTTACTAATTACGTATTGCTACAGGTGGAGGGTGAACTTGAATTGTGACCAAAATTGTGACCAAAAAAAATACAAAACCGTACAAAAGCAGATAAAACTAAATAAAACAAATTGTTTTAATTCCTTTCAATATATAAAGATATACAAAAGCTTACAAAACCGTACAAACAGAATAATCAGGTTCGATTCCCTCCACCTCCAAAAACAAGACTCTTGTAATTCTATATACAGAAAGGAATTACAGGAGTTTTTCTTTTTATAAATATTCTCATATAGCCAAAACGAATAGAATATGATTGCTGTAAAGGCATTTAAAGTACTCTTGAAGCCTATAAAAGATACTATTTCTTAATGTTACCCTCCACCCGTATTTAGTAGAAAATAGTAAAGAATTTACTCTAAAACAAATATTTCGTTCTTTACTTAATAAACAAATTATTTATCAAACGTTGAGAAATTATGTTATAAGTTCAAAGTAACTACCGTCTAAATCCATATTCTGGATTAATTGTATTATTCTTTAGTCCCATGGATTTTATTGGAGTATTGGGAAAGTCTTTTAACAAAGCGTTTAGCTTTTTAATAAATTCATCATACTCATCTAATGGTTTTAAAAGTTCTCCAATAATATCTAAGATTATAATTATTTTTTTCTTTGCTTAGTATCATATGTTTTTTGCATATTATTAGTAATTGAAGGCTTTATTGTTAAAGAAGAGTTCCAAAGTCTACCATGATGGGCACAAATATTTCGTACTGTAGTAATAGATTGAATCCAGGACTCTAATAAAAAAGGTTTTATTTCAAAGTAATTTGCAATGTCTTTTTTTATATCCTTATTTTCTAAAGATTTATATATTTTAGACCAACTCCCAAAAGAAATTATTTCAATTAACATCCACGATGCAGGTAATGTAGGTTCGGAATATTTGCGTAAATAACTTTTTATAAATATCTCATTACTTCTATTTATCTCCCTTTCAACATCTGAAAGAAATTTATCATGTTTGAATTGTGCATTAACATGTTTCTTAGATAATGGCCAATGAGAGTCTTTACTATTTAAAGACATGTGTAAGTTGAGTTGAGTCCTGAATGCTACTTCAATATGTGTTATAGCATCAAATAATATTGTTCTTAGTTTATCATCAAAGTTATATAGATCAACTACATTTTCAAAACTTGTTTCAGGTTTATATCTATGAGTTCTTTTTCTATTTTCAAATTTTTCAAAATGAAGAGCATAACCTACAAATCGATAATAGCTTACTTTGTTTAGAAAGTTTATAGCAAAAGATTTATCATGTATGATCATACCTCTAGATTCTAATATATTCAGTTGATCTTGTATGTTCGTTGGAGGGGAAGTATATTTAATTGTTGCCCTCCTAATTTAGATAGTTATAAAAAAAGAAGACCCGTTCTGGTCCGCATCGTAGAGAGGCGCAACGGGTACTGTTAATATAATCTTAATATGGTGTATTAAAAATAACAACTGTTTTGAGTAGATATTTTATATAATATGAAATTTAATCATTCTACAAACAATCATAAAATACATCTAATGTAGCCAATATTGTAGCAAAAATCATACAAACTGGTACAAAACCAAGATCACCTAACCTGCCACTGTGTATAAAGTTATACTAAAACAAGTGGAAATGGCAAGCAGTTTTACTCTGTTTGAGGTGCGGACTCTTTTTGAGACTATTATATTAAAAATATCCTAGATTTATCCTATTTTCAACTATACTGGATATAAAAAGAGTTAGGGATGCTAGAGCTAATTACTAATAACTAATTCTCCTGTGCTATTATGTAGTACATTGTTTCCTTGTAGACCAGTTTGATATCAGTTATAACACAAATGTAGGTGATAACTAGGGGGATAAAATGAATATGAGAATTGAGGAAGCCTATAGTTAATATTACACAAATACTATATGTTTTCATCAAAAATAGTAACATTTATCACAGATACACCTCTGCAAAAAATAGTATTGTTGAAGTATTCTTATATTACTAAGGGGATTGTATGTTTTATAAATCAATATCAAAAGTTTATGATGATATTTTTCCACAAAATAAGTCGCAACTAGATTTTATAAATAATCTGCAACCAATTTCAAAACATGAAGTTATACTGGATATTGGATGTGCAACTGGAAATTTAACAGATCTTATTTCAAAATGCACAAAAAATGTAATAGGAATAGATCTTGATTCAGACCTACTGAAAGTTGCTAAAAGCAAGTATCACAAACTTAGTTTTATAGAAGGAAATATGATGGATATTGACAAGATATTCACACACGAATATTTTGACAGAATTATTTCTTTTGGTAATACATTAGTACATCTACCCAACAGGAATAATGTTAAGTCTTTCTTCCACAGAGTTTATAATACTTTAAAAAAAGATGGATTATTTATAGTTCAGATAATAAATTATAATAGAATTATTAAAAATGGAATAAATGAACTTCCTATAATTGATAATGACTCAATAACCTTTATTAGAGATTATAGAATTCACAATGGTTGGATAGATTTTAATACAAAACTAAAAATTAAGGAAAATGGAGAAATATTAGAGAACTCAATTCCACTACTTCCATTAACGGAAGAAGAAATAAGAAATTTGATAGAAATAACAGGTTTCAGAAATCTTAAGTTTTATGGAAATCTAAAAGGTGATTCTTTAACAGATAATTCAATACCTTTGTTATTCAGTTGTATTAAGTAACTATTAGCTACAGAGAAAATATCCCCAATTAATATAATGTGTAAATAAGAATGACAAGAAATGTTAGAGGAATATTAAAAGAAGCCCCTCAAAACTTTTTAAATGTAACATAGAAATAATAGTAATATTTAGATTGGTTTATGGGTATCCGTCATTTTCTTGGGCAGTTAAAGCATAATCTTATTAACTTCTACCGAATCACAATTCCAAGGGGTGAGATGTTCCATCGATTCACCTTCTGAAAGTAAAACTACATTTTCAAAAAGCCACTTTAAATACGCGTATGGATTTAACCCATTAAGTTTAGCAGTTTCAATTATAGAGTAGAAAAAACATAGAGAGTCTGCAAAAATGAATAATTTATCAGTTATTGATTATTTTAATTATATCCTTAGAAAGATCCCATATTGTGAGATTAAGGAAGATTATCAAAAATTATTACCTTTTAATTTATCAGCAGAAGAATTGAAAGCTGTGTAGGTGGTATTAATAACCGTTTACATAAATCTGTACCTAGTTATTATGTTTACTTAACTCCTCTTCTATTAGAGAAGCTAGAGTATAGGTTTTAGACTCCTTACCAGAAAGTTTACTCCAGTAGGTTCTGTTGAGAATCTGATTTAAAACCTCCAGACAATCATTTAATAGTTCTCTTATGAAGCTTACCAATATTGTTCATATTTATATACTATGTCATAATTATAGCATAATAATGTAATGGAGATATAAAGTGCCACAAATAATACCAATTAAGGATCTTCGGAATACAACAGAAATTTCTCGTAAATGTCATGAAACCAATGAACCAATATTTGTAACAAAAAATGGATATGGAGATATGGTTCTAATGAGTATGGCAACATATGAAAGGGATA
Above is a genomic segment from Thiospirochaeta perfilievii containing:
- a CDS encoding class I SAM-dependent methyltransferase, whose protein sequence is MFYKSISKVYDDIFPQNKSQLDFINNLQPISKHEVILDIGCATGNLTDLISKCTKNVIGIDLDSDLLKVAKSKYHKLSFIEGNMMDIDKIFTHEYFDRIISFGNTLVHLPNRNNVKSFFHRVYNTLKKDGLFIVQIINYNRIIKNGINELPIIDNDSITFIRDYRIHNGWIDFNTKLKIKENGEILENSIPLLPLTEEEIRNLIEITGFRNLKFYGNLKGDSLTDNSIPLLFSCIK
- a CDS encoding Abi family protein — translated: MIIHDKSFAINFLNKVSYYRFVGYALHFEKFENRKRTHRYKPETSFENVVDLYNFDDKLRTILFDAITHIEVAFRTQLNLHMSLNSKDSHWPLSKKHVNAQFKHDKFLSDVEREINRSNEIFIKSYLRKYSEPTLPASWMLIEIISFGSWSKIYKSLENKDIKKDIANYFEIKPFLLESWIQSITTVRNICAHHGRLWNSSLTIKPSITNNMQKTYDTKQRKK
- a CDS encoding nucleotidyltransferase domain-containing protein, producing the protein MKDTGLSVATINILVEAFSKYPEIDDVILYGSRAKGNYTSRSDIDLVVKGIISRHIISKILLDLDDSDILYSVDLQSYNDLKNQELIDHIDRVGIVLYKK
- a CDS encoding nucleotidyltransferase substrate binding protein, giving the protein MYYIYMEEDVRWKQRFSNFKRAFLLLRDALDGDISKLNQLEKEGVIQRFEYTFELAWKVLKDRMEYDGIIFDIISPKAVIRKAYESKYIDNLEVWFNMIGDRNLMSHTYDENKFEKIIMTTQSEYLTILDKLYMWLLEETL
- a CDS encoding type II toxin-antitoxin system Phd/YefM family antitoxin, coding for MPQIIPIKDLRNTTEISRKCHETNEPIFVTKNGYGDMVLMSMATYERDIARTELLYKIAEGEEDLKNGNVIEAESALKDLRKEFFD
- a CDS encoding helix-turn-helix domain-containing protein, which produces MTDNILNAKEAAKYLGNLSIHCIYKYSSQGIIPKLKHTGKLLFLKSDLDDFIIKNRVSTHTINQISRSIKEVN
- a CDS encoding transposase domain-containing protein — translated: MTDKLFIFADSLCFFYSIIETAKLNGLNPYAYLKWLFENVVLLSEGESMEHLTPWNCDSVEVNKIML
- a CDS encoding metallophosphoesterase encodes the protein MKIQILSDLHLEFDYREYEFSNCDLLILAGDIYSGTKGVEWIKNKVTNIPVIYVMGNHEYYNNYFPSLLDKCKEIAKESNIHVLENESITINNITFHCATLWTDFELFNNSSIAQFECERCMNDYHCIRLDTNSSKLRADITRQIHHQTKKWLNKSLTESKTDKNIVITHHAPTIHSIATRFKDSLLSTGFASNLEDLIINKEPNLWVHGHVHDAIDCYVGKTRILCNPCGYPHENSNGYIDDLIIEI